The genomic region CGCCCAGCGGGCGACGGCCGGACTCATCGTGAGCGAGGGGGTGCAGCCGAGCCTGATCGGTCAGTCCAACCCCGGCACGCCGGGACTGCACACCGATGAGCAGGTGGCCGCATGGCGCCCGGTGACGTCCGCGGTGCATGCGAACGGCGGGCGCATCTTCGCGCAGATCATGCACGGCGGCCGGGTGTCGCATCCGGACACCACCGGTATGCAGCCGGTCGGACCCTCCGCGGTCCCCGCGGTGGGCGATGTGTTCACCCCCACGGGCCCCCAGCCCGCCCCGCTCCCGCGTGCTCTGGAGACCACCGAGGTGGGGGAGCACGCCCAGGCGTACGCGAGCGCCGCCCGCCGTGCGATCGACGCGGGCTTCGACGGCGTGGAACTCCACGGCGCCAACGGCTACTTGATCTCACAGTTCCTCTCGTCGAACGCCAACCTCCGTACGGACCTCTACGGTGGTTCGGTGGCCAACCGGATCCGGTTCGCCGTCGAGGCGGTCTCCGCGACGGTGCAGGCTGTCGGGGGCGCGAGGACCGGCATACGCCTGTCCCCGGGCGGCGGCTTCTGGGGCGTCGAGGAGACCGATGCCCTCGAGCTCAACAAGGCACTGCTGGCCGAGCTGGCACGGCTGGACCTCGCCTACGTACATCTCGAGGCCACGGCAGGCGAAGAAGTGCTGCTGGACCTGCGGCGAGCCTGGCAGGGGACCCTGATCATGAACCCGGTGTTCCCCATGGGGCCCAAGCAGACCGGCAGGGCCGAAGCGGACCACTGGCTCGAACTCGGAGCGGACCTGATCGGCTTCGGCCGCGCGTTCATCGCCAACCCCGACCTCGTGGAGCGGCTGCGTTCCCGGCTGCCCGTCGCCCCCGTCGACGAGGCCACGTACTACCAGGGCGGCGACGCCGGTTACCTGACCTACCCGGCCTACCAGTACACGGCTTGACGCCGCTTGCGGCCTCGACGCGCACCGCTAGGTGTCGTCCCGGGGCGGCCGGGCCGAGCGGGTCCCTCAGGAGACGGCCAGGGCCGGGCTGACCACGTAGTGCTCCTCGACGGTTCCGTGCGGGAAGACGTCGGTCAGGATGTCCCGCTCCTCGGCCGTGAACCTCTCGGTGGCGTTCCTGCCGAGGACGAGAGAGCCGGAGTAGGCCGCGAGGTTCGCGAGATGCGATTCGAGCGGGTCCGGCCGTCGGCCTACCGGGACGTGGACTCGACCCGGCCGAACGCGAGGGGACCGGTCGTCAGCGCGTCGCACGCCGCCTGCCACGCGGAGTCCCCGGGGTGGAGCTGGGTGCGGAGGTAGGCCCAGGTGAGCCGCTGGACCGCGGAGACTCGCTCCGGGTTCTCGTCCGTCGTCTCGGCGACGTCATATCCGGAGATCCCGCCGAGCCCGTGCTCGGCCTCGAACACGGTGAGCAGTGTCTTCGGGCCCGAGGAGAGGACGTACGCATCCGTGTGCCACTCCGGGCCGCGGACGGTCAGATGGGGCGAAGCGTCCTTCTCGCCGGCGACCACGAGCGTGGGTGTCGTCATCGTGGAGAAGTCCGTGGTCGAGATGAAGGGGAGGTTCTCGGCCGCGTACTCGGTGAGGGCATCCCCACCCCTGCCGGGTGCCGCCAGCAGTACGCCCGCCTTGATCCGGGGATCGGCCGGCGCCACGTCCGCTCCGTCGGCGGGATCGGTGACCCGGGCCCCCAGCAGCACACTCGCGGTGTGCCCGCCCATCGAGTGCCCGGCCACGGCGACCCTGGTCCGGTCCAGGCGTCCCAGGAGCTGAGGGACGGCGGCCTCGATCGCGTCGAGCTGATCGAGGACGCTGCTCATGTCCTCGGCCCGCGAACGCCAGTACAGGGGTGCGCCGGGGGTGTCGGGATCCAGGCTCAGCGTCCTCGAGCTCAGATGCGTCGGCTGGATCACGACGAACCCGTGTGCCGCCCAGAAGTTCACGAGGGGGGCGTAACCGTTCAGTGAGGACAGGTGGTTCGAGGGGCCCTGTCCGTGCGAGAGGAGGATGACCGGCAGGCCGTTCCCGGTCACGGGCGCGGAGACCCGCACCTCCAGATCCACGGCGCGTCCCGGAGCCGGCAGCACCACCGGACTGACCGACAGGACGGGGGCGGGGGAGTCGAAAGCTTCCGCCGCGTGGGTCGATGCACTCATTGCGTATGTCCATTCGATATCGGGACGATGGCGCCGCCGCGGTCCCTCCGGACGTGGGCGGGCAGAGACGTCCGGTGGCAGCGAGGTCGAAACCGGACCGTTGTTCCGATTACAATATGGAGCGTCGTTCCGTTTTGTCAACGACTGCTGGGAAGGGGACCGGTGGCGTCCCGGCCGCGGCTGACGCGAGGTCCGGTCCGGGGCGTCCGGGTGATCGAGAACCGGCTGACGGGCCTCCTGCACCTCGGACACCGCCCCGGCCTCAGGACCATCGCGAGATCCCCTGCGTCGGCAGCGGCCTCGACGCCGCGCCGGCCGACGGTGGCCGTTCACCAGGCGTTCCCGCCTGCCGGGTCGGCACACGCGGGTACGGGGCACCGAGGAGAATGTCCGCATGCGTATCCGCCCCGTGAACATCGACGAGCTTCCGCTTCTCCAGGACATCGAGCGGGCCGCCGGTCAGTGCTTCCGTGAGATCGGCATGCCCGAGATCGCCGAGGACGAGCCACTTCCGGTCGGTGAGCTGGCGCGCCACCTGAGGAACGGGACGGCCTGGGTCGCCGTCGATCCGGCCGACGCTCCGGTCGCCTACCTCATCGCTGAACACGTCGACGGGAACCTCCACGTCGAGCAGGTGTCGGTCCACCCGGATCAGGCACGTCGCGGTGTGGGACGCGGGTTGCTGGACCACCTCGCCGTTCACGCCGTGGCCGGCGGAGCCCCTGCCCTCACCCTCACCACCTTCCTCGATGTCCCCTGGAACGCGCCCTATTACGCGCGCTGCGGCTTCCGCATACTCGACGACGGCGAGATCGGCCCCGGCCTGCGGGACATCCGACAGCAGGAGGCCGCTCACGGTCTGGACCGATGGCCAAGGGCCTGCATGCGCAGAGACCTCTGATCCGGTGCGCATGGAACTCGCCGTATCGCTGACCGGGCACGAGGCGTCCACTAAAGTGCGACGCGGACCGTGACTGGCGCTGAGGTGGAGCACCACCGGGGAGCGGTCTGACGGGACGTCGATGCCGTGCGCCTGGGCGATTGGTCAGCAACGCCTGGAGGGCAACGATGACTCCGACCCGGTCGGCCCGGCTCATGGACGGCACCACCCTCGCCGGACGCGTCGTCGAAGAGGCCGCCGCCAGGGCGGCGGAGATCTCACGGCGCACGGGAACCAGCCCCTGTCTGGCGACGGTGCTGGTCGGAGATGACCCCGCCTCGGTCACATACGTCCGCATGAAACGGGCCCGCTGCGCCAAGGCCGGCATCCGGTCCCGACTCATCGGGCTGCCGGCCGCCACCACGACCGCCGCGCTGGTCGACACCCTCACGTCCCTCTCGGACGATCCGGAAGTCCACGGCATCCTGCTGCAGCATCCTTGCGGCCCGCACATCGACGAGCGAACGGCGTTCGAGGCCATCTCCCCGGAGAAGGACGTCGACGGGGTCACGATGCATTCCTTCGCCTCGATGAGCTTCTCCCTGCCGGGCTTCGTGTCCTGTACTCCCGGCGGGATCATGCGGTTGCTGGAGGCGTACGACGTCGAGCTCGCAGGCAAGCGCGCTGTCGTGGTCGGGCGCAGCGCGATTCTCGGCAGACCGGTCGGGATGCTGCTTCTCGCGAAGGACGCAACCGTGACGTACTGCCACTCGCGCACCGCGGACCTGTCGGAGATCGTCCGGGAGGCGGACATCGTGGTGGCAGCCGTAGGACGCCCCAGGCTGATCCGGGGTGCAGACGTCAAGCCCGGCGCCGTGGTGATCGACGCGGGCTACAACGCCGGCAACGTAGGCGACGTGGAGTTCGACACCGCCCGCACCCGAGCCGGTCTGATCACTCCGGTGCCCGGCGGCGTGGGCCCTATGACCATCGCGGTCCTCCTCGCGCAGACCGTGGCGGCGGCAGCGAAACAGCTCGGAGTACAGGAACTCTGAAGACTTCCGGACCGGCGGACGCTCGGCGAAAGAGCGTTCATGAAGACAGCACGATCGACGCTGTCTGATCGTGTTCACGCCGGAGCCGGCCGATCCGCGCGAGGATCTGCCGGCTCCGGAGCCGCTCCGGACGGCGTTCTCCCGAGGCCGTGTACACGGAGTTCTACGCGGGCGCGTAGCCGGAAACCGCGCGCCCCCGTCGAAACCGGGGACGGCGGCGCCCTTCCGCGGGAACGGCCCGCTACAGCTCGTCGCCGAACACCTCCGCCAGCTCGCGCCATTCGGCCCGCGGCAGGCCGCCGCCGCCCTCGTCGGCGGTGAGGATCTGGAGTGCCACGTGGTCGGCGCCCGCGTCGAGGTACTCCTGGGTCCTGGCCTTCACACGCTCGGCGTCACCCAGGGCGAACAGCGCGTCCAGGAGACGGACGCTGCCGCCGCCGTCGAAGTCGCTCTCCGCGAACCCCAGGCGGAGCAGGTTGTCCGTGTAGTTGGGCAGCTGGAGATACATCGCCAGCATGCTGCGCGCGGTGGTGCGGGCCCGGTCGGTGTCGGTGTCGAGGACCACCGAGAGTTCCGGGGCGAGCAACGCGTCGGGGCCGAGCGCCGTACGCGCCTCCGCCGTGTGCTCCGCGGTGACGAGATAGGGGTGCGCTCCCAGGGCGCGGTCCGTGGCGAGCTTCAGCATCTTCGGGCCGAGCGCGGCGAGGACCCGGCGTCCCGGGCCCACCGGCGGGTTCGCGGCGTCGAGCGAGTCGAGGTAGGCCACCATCTCGCTGTACGGCTTCGTGTACTGCGGCACCATCGGGCCGTGGCTGACGCCCAGGCCGAGCACGAATCGTCCGTCCGCGCTCGCGTCGATCGCGGCGACCCGCGCCGCCACCTCCTCGGCGGGGTGGTCCCAGATGCTCAGGATGCCGGTCGCCACGGTGACGGTGCGGGTGGCGGAGACGACGGCCGCGGCGTCGTCGACCGAGGGGCTGCCTCCGATCCAGAGGGTGCCGTACTTCAGCTCTTCGAGCTCGGCCACCGCTTCCGCGATCGCATCCCTGCCCGCGTCGTCCGTGCGTGACGCGTGCAGCGCACCGCTCCAGATGCCGACCCGTCCGAATGTCTCACGCGTCTCAGAAGTCATATCGATCTCAACAGCCACCTGAACCCGCTATTCCCCGGAGGCCAGGAGTTCACCCGAACGGGGGTCGGAGGGCGGCGTCGTGGAGAGCCCAGGGCTTCCTCGGGAGCGGCCGTTACGCGTACGTTCACGAGGTCCTTGCTGTGGGGCCTCATGCGGGTCCGATCCCCGGGATTGGCTTCGCGGTGTCCAGTTCGACGCAACAGACGAGGCACACATGTCACTGAGGCACGCAGTCGCCGGCCTTGCCCTTCTGCCCGCGCTCGCTGTCCCGGCGACCGCGCGGGCGGCCACGGCACCCCACGAGCACGAACCGGCCGGCAGGACCGCCTTCGACCTGCAGGCCCACCGCGGAGGGCTCGGGCTGACCACGGAGGCGTCCCTGGAGGGCTTCGCCAAGGCGATACGCATGGGTGTCAGCACTCTGGAGCTGGACACCCAGGTCACCAAGGACCGGAAGGTGGTGGTGACCCACGACCGCCAGGTCAGCGCCCAGAAGTGCAGGGACACCGGTCCAACCGCACCCGGCGATCCGATGTACCCGTATGCCGGCAAGTACATCAAGGACCTGACGCTCACACAGATCAAGAGCATGGACTGCGGCTTTCAGCAACTGCCCGGCTTCCCTGAGCAGGAACAGATCAAGGGCCACCGCATGGCCGAACTGAAGGATGTCCTCAACCTGGTGAAGAGCTACGGCGCCAAGCGGATCAAGCTGAACATCGAGACGAAGGTGGAGGCCGGGGCGCCGGAGCAGACCGCGCCGCGCAAGCTGTTCGTGCGCCGCGTCCACGAGGAGATCCGCCGTTCCGGCATCGGCAGGCAGGTATCCGTGCAGTCCTTCGACTGGGGGGCACTCAAGGAGATGCACGAACTCGCCCCCGCCTACCCCCTGGTGGCGTTGACGAACTACGACTTCCTCGAAGTGGGGAAGCCCGGTGCCTCCCCCTGGCTCGGCGGCATCGACGCCGACGACTACGACGGCGACTTCGTGAGGGCCGCCGCCTCCGTCCCCGGCGTGACCGCGCTGTCCCCGAACTACGGGTTCCCGCAGAACGGAACCGTCGCGGACCCCGGATTCCGGTTCTACCCCGACAGGAGGATGGTCCGGGACGCGCACCGGCGCGGGCTGAAGGTCATCCCCTGGACCTGCGACGACCCGGCCACCGTCGAGG from Streptomyces sp. QL37 harbors:
- a CDS encoding alkene reductase, translated to MTGLFNSYQLGDLTLPNRMVMAPMTRVRAAAGGLATPSMAAYYAQRATAGLIVSEGVQPSLIGQSNPGTPGLHTDEQVAAWRPVTSAVHANGGRIFAQIMHGGRVSHPDTTGMQPVGPSAVPAVGDVFTPTGPQPAPLPRALETTEVGEHAQAYASAARRAIDAGFDGVELHGANGYLISQFLSSNANLRTDLYGGSVANRIRFAVEAVSATVQAVGGARTGIRLSPGGGFWGVEETDALELNKALLAELARLDLAYVHLEATAGEEVLLDLRRAWQGTLIMNPVFPMGPKQTGRAEADHWLELGADLIGFGRAFIANPDLVERLRSRLPVAPVDEATYYQGGDAGYLTYPAYQYTA
- a CDS encoding chlorophyllase; the protein is MSASTHAAEAFDSPAPVLSVSPVVLPAPGRAVDLEVRVSAPVTGNGLPVILLSHGQGPSNHLSSLNGYAPLVNFWAAHGFVVIQPTHLSSRTLSLDPDTPGAPLYWRSRAEDMSSVLDQLDAIEAAVPQLLGRLDRTRVAVAGHSMGGHTASVLLGARVTDPADGADVAPADPRIKAGVLLAAPGRGGDALTEYAAENLPFISTTDFSTMTTPTLVVAGEKDASPHLTVRGPEWHTDAYVLSSGPKTLLTVFEAEHGLGGISGYDVAETTDENPERVSAVQRLTWAYLRTQLHPGDSAWQAACDALTTGPLAFGRVESTSR
- a CDS encoding GNAT family N-acetyltransferase — its product is MRIRPVNIDELPLLQDIERAAGQCFREIGMPEIAEDEPLPVGELARHLRNGTAWVAVDPADAPVAYLIAEHVDGNLHVEQVSVHPDQARRGVGRGLLDHLAVHAVAGGAPALTLTTFLDVPWNAPYYARCGFRILDDGEIGPGLRDIRQQEAAHGLDRWPRACMRRDL
- a CDS encoding bifunctional 5,10-methylenetetrahydrofolate dehydrogenase/5,10-methenyltetrahydrofolate cyclohydrolase produces the protein MTPTRSARLMDGTTLAGRVVEEAAARAAEISRRTGTSPCLATVLVGDDPASVTYVRMKRARCAKAGIRSRLIGLPAATTTAALVDTLTSLSDDPEVHGILLQHPCGPHIDERTAFEAISPEKDVDGVTMHSFASMSFSLPGFVSCTPGGIMRLLEAYDVELAGKRAVVVGRSAILGRPVGMLLLAKDATVTYCHSRTADLSEIVREADIVVAAVGRPRLIRGADVKPGAVVIDAGYNAGNVGDVEFDTARTRAGLITPVPGGVGPMTIAVLLAQTVAAAAKQLGVQEL
- a CDS encoding LLM class F420-dependent oxidoreductase, whose product is MTSETRETFGRVGIWSGALHASRTDDAGRDAIAEAVAELEELKYGTLWIGGSPSVDDAAAVVSATRTVTVATGILSIWDHPAEEVAARVAAIDASADGRFVLGLGVSHGPMVPQYTKPYSEMVAYLDSLDAANPPVGPGRRVLAALGPKMLKLATDRALGAHPYLVTAEHTAEARTALGPDALLAPELSVVLDTDTDRARTTARSMLAMYLQLPNYTDNLLRLGFAESDFDGGGSVRLLDALFALGDAERVKARTQEYLDAGADHVALQILTADEGGGGLPRAEWRELAEVFGDEL
- a CDS encoding glycerophosphodiester phosphodiesterase family protein, which codes for MSLRHAVAGLALLPALAVPATARAATAPHEHEPAGRTAFDLQAHRGGLGLTTEASLEGFAKAIRMGVSTLELDTQVTKDRKVVVTHDRQVSAQKCRDTGPTAPGDPMYPYAGKYIKDLTLTQIKSMDCGFQQLPGFPEQEQIKGHRMAELKDVLNLVKSYGAKRIKLNIETKVEAGAPEQTAPRKLFVRRVHEEIRRSGIGRQVSVQSFDWGALKEMHELAPAYPLVALTNYDFLEVGKPGASPWLGGIDADDYDGDFVRAAASVPGVTALSPNYGFPQNGTVADPGFRFYPDRRMVRDAHRRGLKVIPWTCDDPATVEALMDMGIDGVITDYPDRVRDIMAARGMSLPTAYPAPRH